Sequence from the Pseudomonas sp. LS.1a genome:
AGAGCGGCGTGACCATCACCAGCATCCACGAAACACCCTGAACCACACGTTTGCGTGGCGCCCTGGCAGGCACTACGCTGCATGAAGGTACCAGCCTATTCTGCGGGTTGGCACTGCATCCCTTCGCGTCTTGCATCAGCTCGAACTGCCCGGCCGCTGCCGGCAGGTGCGTAGTGCACGGAAAGTCTATCCATCGCATTATTCAGGAGGACGTTTCATGAGCAGCCAGAACGACGATATCAGCAGCAACGTCCTGCGCCAGATGAAAGCAGGCGGTTTCGACTTCACCCAGATCCACCCCATCGAGTTCTACGCCATATTCCCCGACGAAGCAGGGGCCCGCCGCGCGGCCGGGCAGTTTCGCGGTGAATCGCTGAATGCCCAGGTGAAGGAACTGGGCGACGGTGCCTGGCATCTGGAGCTGAGCAAGGTCATGTATGCCACCCATGGCGGGATTGGTGACTTCGAAGAGACCTTCGAGCAGCTGGTGACACCTTATGGTGGTGAGGTGGAAGGGTGGGGGGTCAAGCAGGAGCGGCCCATAGCCTGAAAGTCTTGTGTTGCCTTCTTCGCGGGCAAGCCCGCGAAGAAGCAAGCACAGCCCTCAAGGCCTACGCCCAGCCATATGTCTCAGATAAGCCAGCAATTCATCCAGCTCCGGTTCACTCAAAACACTCTCTGCAAACCCTGGCATCTTCGCCTGCGGCCACTGCCGCAGGCTCTGCGGGTCACGAATCAGCTGGCGTAGATATTCAGGCTGGAAGTACTCGGTCGGGTTATGCGGCACATTCAAGTCCGGTCCCACCTGCGCATCCCCCGCGCCGTTCAACCGGTGGCACGCCAGGCAGTTCTGCTGGAACAGGGCAAAACCCCGGCGCACCGCGCTGTCGGCCGGCAGTTTCGGGTCGGGTAGCAGTGCCGGAAAACGCGCTTCGACTGAAGCCAGCTTGCGAATCGTGGAAATCTGGAACGGCCACTGCTCCGGGCGGATGCCGCTGGCCTGCGGCGCAGTCCACACCAGGTAGAACGGCCCTGCACTCGGTTTGCCCTGGCCCAGTGCCGGCCATGGTCTGCCCGGGTCCTCCACCGCCAGCCAGGCCTGTGCCGGCCCGTGCTGCAACAGTGGCGCGGCGGGCATTTCGGCGGCAAAACCGTCCAGCGCCACCGCCTGCAGGTGGTCGCTGGCGCTCACGCCTTCCAGCAGCACGGCCAACGGCACCGCCCGATAGTGCATGGGCCGCTTGTAGGAAACGTCCTGGTCGATGCTGATGTCCCGGGCCTGCGGGTGGTCGAGCAGTTCGGCACTGCTCCACTGGCGCGTCGTGGCGCCCAGTTCAAGGTGCAGTTGCGCCGCCGACAGCGGCAGGCTCAGGAGCAACACTAACAGTGCAAGGCAGTGGCGCATGGGTAATCTCCGACCATCAAGGCCAGCAGGTTACCTGTGCGTTGCCTGTTGGCGCCACAGCGGCAGTCAGCCGAACAAACGTGTCAGGTTCGGCAGGATCAGCAGCAAAGTCGTGGCGAAGAGAATGAGCCCAGCTTGGCGAATTTTCGATTGTCTGAACATGGCGGACCGCCTTCTTGTTGTTATTCCTGAATACCCGTTGGCTTCCCTGTCGCGCTTCGGGTCGATCGCAGTGGCGTTGCGTGACGCCTGAACTGCTTGCCTCTTGAAAGTGGATATACAACCAACAGTAGGGTGTGCGTCATCCATGTTTGAGAACCCTTTCTTCTAATGCTGTGGTCCGTTGATTTCGTTTGGCTATGAGGCCAAGTGCCAGCTGGCTGGCATGCTCTCGCTAGACGGTGGCGCAAGTGCCAGCAGGGCACCGACGAAATGTGACCGTTCGTCAGTGCGGCCTACTTGCTTGTACGTGCCTTTCGCGTCAGTCTCTACAGCAGATTCCCACCCATGTCGTTCAGGACTATCCCTATGTCGTTACGCATCTGCATCCTTGAAACCGATGTCCTGCGACCGGAGTTGACGGCGCAGTACCAGGGCTACGGCAGGATGTTCGAGCAGCTCTTCTCGCGTCAGCCGATCGCCGCCGAATTTCGTGTGTACAACGTGATGAACGGCGATTACCCCGCCGACGACGAAGTGTTCGATGCCTACCTGGTGACGGGCAGCAAGGCCGATTCGTTCGGTACCGACCCATGGATCCAGACCCTCAAGGCCTATCTGCTGAAGCTATACGAGCGTGGCGAGAAGCTGCTGGGGGTATGTTTCGGTCATCAGTTGCTGGCGTTGACCCTCGGTGGCAAGGCCGAACGTGCCGAGCAGGGTTGGGGCGTGGGTATCCACCGCTATTCGCTGGCGGCCCATGCGCCGTGGATGGACCCGGAGGTTTCGGAGCTGACCTTGCTGATCAGTCACCAGGACCAGGTGACCGAGCTGCCGGAAGGCGCCACGGTGATTGCCTCCAGCGATTTCTGCCCGAACGCGGCGTACCACATTCGTGACCAGGTGCTGTGCTTCCAGGGGCACCCGGAGTTCGTGCATGACTACTCCCGCGCGTTGCTCGATGCGCGCCAGGAGCATCTGGGTGATGAGGTGTACCACAAGGCCGTGGCCAGCCTGGCCACCGAGCACCAGGGCGACCTGGTGGGGGAGTGGATGTTGCGGTTTATCCAGCAGCCGGTGAGCAAGCACGACGCGGCGTGAGAGCGCGGGGCCGCAGAGCGGCCCCGGCAATCTCAAAGCCAGCCAGACTTCTTGAAGCTGGCATACAACCCCGAACACCCCATCGCAATCAACCCCAGCACCCCGAAATACCCATAGTGCCACCCCAGCTCCGGCATGTTCTGGAAGTTCATCCCGTAAATCCCGGCAATTGCCGTGGGGAACGCCAGGATCGCTGCCCAGGCCGCGAACTTGCGCTGCACGATGCTCTGCCGTGACGACTCCAGCAGCATGCCGATCTCGATGGTCTGGCTGGCGATGTCACGGATGCCGGCCAGGTCTTCCATCTGCCGCGTCACGTGGATCTGCACATCACGGAAGTACGGGCGCATGTTCTTGTCGATGAACGGGAAGCTCAGGCGCTGCAGTTCCTCGCTCACCTCGACCATCGGCGCCACGTAGCGCCGCAGGCGCAGGATGTCGCGGCGCAAGCTGTGCAGGCGGCGGATATCGTCTTCCTGCAGCGAGCCGCCAAGCACGCTTTGCTCCAGCTCTTCGATCTCGCCATGAATGGCCTCGCTGACCGGCTGGTAGTTCTCGGTGACAAAGTCGAGCAGGGCGTACAACACGAAGTCTTCGCCGTGCTCCAGCAGCAACGGCCGCGCCTCGCAGCGCTGGCGCACCAGGGCGTAGGACTTGGAGTGGCCGTTGCGGCAGGTGATGATGTAGCCGTTGCCGGCGAAGATGTGGGTTTCGATGAACTCCAGCTTGCCTTCGTGGCGCACCGGCGAGTAGGTGACGATGAACAGGGCGTCGCCGAAGGTTTCCAGCTTGGGCCGGCTGTGCTTCTCCAGGGCATCTTCGATGGCCAGTTCATGCAGGTTGAACTGGCACTGCAGGTTGGCCAGTTCCTCGGCGTTGGGCTCTTCCAGGCCGATCCACACGAAGTGCCCCGGCTTGCGCGCCCATTCGCTGCCTTCATCGATGCTGATGTTGGTGACCTTTCTGCCGGCGCTGTAAACCGCCGATGCCACGACTCGACCCATGGTTGTTCGCTTATTCCGGTTGGACACGGGTTACAGCTTGGGCCGTAGTGGGCTCAAGAGCAACCTAGTGCTTGGCCAGTTCCCCTTCCATGCGGTCGATGCATTGCTGCATCTGCCCCCGGCACTGTTCGATCAGCGCCGGCAGGTCCTGCAGGGTCATGCCCGCCGTTGCGATCGGTGGCAGCGAGCGCACGATTACCGTGCGCTGGCGCCAGCTGTTCAGGCTCAGGCGCCCTGCATAGCGGCTGACGCACACCGGCACGATTGGCACGCCAGCCTCGATGGCCATGTGAAAGGCGCCTTTCTTGAATGCCATCAGATGCTCGCCTGCATTGCGTGTGCCTTCGGGGAAAATCCAGATCGAGGTGTCGTCCTGCAGTACCCGGGTGGTCTTCTGCATGGCCTTGCGTGCCTGGTAGGCGTTCTTGCGGTCGACCAGTACATTGCCGCCCAGCCAGAACAACTGGCCGAACAGCGGGATCCAGCCCAGGCTCTTCTTGCCGATGGCCACGGTGCGTTGCGGTACCACCTGGCCCAGCACGAACAGGTCGAAGTTGGACTGGTGGTTGGCGACGATCACGCAGCCGGGCGGCTGGTCCCACAGCGGGCCGACTTCGGCCTTGACCCTGATTCGCATCAGCCAGGTGGCCGGCAAGCTGTAGAGGCGGGCGAACACGCGGCTGTTGTCGGGGTTGAAGGGGCGGCACAGGCCAATGACCAGGCCCAGGGCACCAACCACAAGGAAATGCAGCGCCAGCAGGAACATGCGCAGTGAATAAAGCATGGTACGACTCACACCAGACAGTCGCCGGGCAGTGTACGGATGTGCACTGGTCGGGGCAAACCCTGGTGTAAGCCTGTTCCGGCCTCTGCGCGGGTAAACCCGCTCCCACAGGTGAAGCGAGACTTCTGTGGGAGCGGGTTTACCCGCGAAGAGGCCGGTCCGGCTAGCCCATATGCTGCTGGTCCAGCTCGATCGCCTTGTCCAGCGCTTCCAGCAACCCTTTGCGCACCTTCAGCTTGGTGTTCTTGTGCGCCAGCATGTTCAGCTTCTTCAGCTCTCGCGCCGCCGCCAGTGCCGCATCCTGCAACTGCTCGGCCGGCACCACCTTGTCGAGGAAGCCGGCATCCACCGCACCCTGCGGGTCAAACACCTCGGCATTGATCATCGAGCGGTGGAAGGCCGAGCGGCGCAGGCGGTCGCGGGCCAGCTCGATGCCGGCATGGTGCATGGTCATGCCGATCTGCACTTCGTTCAGGCACACCTTGTATGGCCCTTCGACGCCAATGCGGTAGTCGCCAGACAGCAGCAGGAAGGCACCCTTGGCCACGGCGTTGCCCGGGCAGGCGACCACCACCGGGAACGGGTGCGACAGCAGGCGGCGGGCGAGGGTGGAGCCGGCGGTGACCAGGCTGATCGCCTCCTTGGGGCCGCTGGTCATCACCTTGAGGTCGTAGCCGCCTGACAAGATGCCTGGCTGCCCGGTGATGATCACCACTGCGCGCTCTTCGGTGGCGCGGTCGAGCGCGGCGTTGAAGGCAGCGATGACGTCTGGCGAGATGGCGTTGACCTTGCCGTTGTTCAGGGTCAGGGTAACGATGCCGTCTTCGGCGTGGTAGGTAATCAGCTCGCTCATGGCAGAGTCCTTTTGTTGGCGTGGCGACGACGTTACCCAGCGCTGGGGGCGAGGTAAAGCAGTAAGGCTGACCGGTCGGTCAGCGTACGCCGGGGCTCAAATGCAAATGCATGAAAAAATTGAAAAAAATGCTTGCCAAAGGGAATGTCTTTCACTAAATTAGCGCACCTCGACAGGCTGCAAGGCTTGAAGAGAAACGGTGAAGTGTCCGAGTGGTCGAAGGAGCACGCCTGGAAAGTGTGTATACGAGAAATCGTATCAAGGGTTCAAATCCCTTCTTCACCGCCACATTCTACGAAGAGCCCCCGAGCTGAAAAGCCGGGGGCTTTTTGTTTTCAGGGCCTTTTTGTCTCATTTTTCTGAGCTGGCGCGATCCCTGTGGGAGCGGGCACGCCCGCGAAGAAAGCGACGCGATGTATGGCACCGGCTGCGCCGGTGTTCGCGGCGGTTCGACGCCTCGACGCGCCCGCTCCCACAGGCGCCCCAAAAAATCTAGAAGCTGACCGAAGCCGACAGCCGAGCCGTCCGCGGCGCTCCCTGGAACAGGTAGTTATCCCCCAGGTAATCCCCCACATCGCGCCAGTAACGCTTGTCGAACACGTTATCCACAGTCAGCCGCAGCACCGTGTCATACCCCCCGATGCGCGTGCGGTAGCGGCTACCCACATCGAACACCGTATACCCGCCAACCTCCACGCTCCCCGCCTGGCTCGCATACTTGCTGGCGCTGTAGCGCGCCCCGCCCAGCAGTGCCAACCCCGGCACCGGCAGGGTGTATTCCGCCTGCAGCGCCGCCCGGAACCTGGGCACGTTGATCGCCTGGTGGCCTTCATAGGCATCGGTACCGCTGTTCTGCACCCGCGCCCGAATCGCCGCAGCGCTGGCTTGCACCCGCAGGTTCGAGGTTACCCAGCCGCTGGCGCCCAGCTCCAGGCCGGTGTTCTTCTGCTGGCCTTGCTGCACGTAGGTGAATTTGTCGGCGCCGTCCGGGCGGGCGTACTGGTATGCCTGGCGGATCTGGAACAGTGCGGCGCTGAAGCTCAGCCCTTGCCAGTCGTGCTTGAGGCCCAGTTCAAGCTGGTGCGAGGTCGTCGGCGCGAGGATTTCGGCTGCGTTGCTGGCAAACCAGGGGGCCGTGCCGCCGGCTGAAAGGCCTTTGGCGTAGCTGACGTACAAGGTGGTATCCGGTTGCGGCTTGTAGATGAGCGCGGCATTGGGCAGCAATTCGTATTGCCGGGTATGGCGGCCGGCCACCCCGTTTTCGTCCCAGGTGCTTTCATCCAGGCGCACTTCACGAGCGCCCAGTAAGGTCTGCCATTGCTCGTTGAAGCTGATACGGTCGCTGACGAACAGGCCGTACTGGCGGCTGTCCAGGCGACGTTCGCTAGACCTGATGGGCTTGTCGGATGGATCAAAGGCCGGCGCGCCGGTGTGGATGTTGCCTGTGCCTATCCATTCCATATAGCTGGGGCGCTGATCCAGCGTGCGCCGCTGTGCACTGGTGCCCACGGTCAGCTCATGCCCTACCCCCAGCGCATCGAAACGCCCATTGAGCATGGCCAGCGCCTCGTCGGTGCGGCGGGTGTCGTCGGGGCTGCGGAAGTCGTAAATGTCGTAGTCGCCATTGCTGCCGAAGAACGCGCCTTCGCTCGAGCCCCAGGCAAACGAGCTGTAGTCATCGATAACCACCTTGCTGCGCGAGGCACTCAAGGTCCCGGTCCAGGCCTCGTTGAAACGGTACTCGAAGCGCCCGCCCAGGTTCAGCGAATCGTTCTGCACCGGCTTGGCCCAGTGCTGGTAGGCCAGGCGGTCGTCCGGGTCGATGCCGTGGGGCACTTCGCTGCCACCGAGCAACTGGTAACCGGGTACCGAGCGCTGTTCGCGGTGCTGGTATTCGGCATCCAGTTGCAGGGTGGCATCCGGGTTGATCTGCCAGTCGAAGGCCAGCGAGGCGAAGTCGCGCTTGCCATCGGCATGGTCGACATAGGAGCGGATGTCTTCATGGGCCAGGTTGGCGCGCAGGCCGAACTGCCGCTCGCTGCCGAACCAGCCGCCCAGGTCGGTGGCCAGGTAGCGTGCGCCCTGTTCGTTGGTCGAAACCGTGATACTGCGCACGTCTTCGGCGCGCTTGGTCACGTAGTTGACCAAGCCGCCCGGCTCCGACACGCCGCTCTGCAGCCCGGACAGGCCCTTGAGCAGCTCCACCTGCTGCTTGTTCTCCAGAGCTACGTTCTGCTCGCCGGCGATGGTCTGGCCATTGATGCGGTAGCTGCTGGCGGCATTCAGCTCGAAGCCGCGCACGTTGAAGTTTTCGTAGTAACCGATGGGGGCGTAGCTTTCGCCCACCGAGGCGTCGCTTTGCAGCACTTCGCTGAGCTTGCGCACCTGGCGGTCTTCCAGCAGTTGCTGGCTGAACACGCTGACCGAAGCAGGGGTGTCGAGCAGGGGCGCGGGCTGGAAGCCACCTACTGCTGCCTGGCGTGCCTGGTAGCCGTCGTTGGCGTAGGTGTCGGACACCTGCAGCGGGGCCAGTAACACGCTGTCTTCGGCAAGCACATGAGGGCAATGCAGGGCCAGGCCCAGGCTGAGCAGGCTCAGGGGCAGGCGAGGGTGACGCGGGGGCATGCGGTGGGGCTCCTGGATGCGCACACCTGTGCCGGTCTCTTCGCGGGTAAACCCGCTCCCACAGGGATATCACTGCACCTGAGGATAGTGATTTTCCTGTGGGAGCGGGTTTACCCGCGAAGAGGCCGGCACAGGCCATGAAAAAGGCGGCATCTTACAGCCGCCTTCAACATAAAACGATCCAGGCCCGGTGATATTCAGTCTTGGTTGGCCGGCCGCTTGTGCTGCCGCCAGTTGTCATC
This genomic interval carries:
- a CDS encoding ribonuclease E inhibitor RraB, which gives rise to MSSQNDDISSNVLRQMKAGGFDFTQIHPIEFYAIFPDEAGARRAAGQFRGESLNAQVKELGDGAWHLELSKVMYATHGGIGDFEETFEQLVTPYGGEVEGWGVKQERPIA
- a CDS encoding c-type cytochrome, with product MRHCLALLVLLLSLPLSAAQLHLELGATTRQWSSAELLDHPQARDISIDQDVSYKRPMHYRAVPLAVLLEGVSASDHLQAVALDGFAAEMPAAPLLQHGPAQAWLAVEDPGRPWPALGQGKPSAGPFYLVWTAPQASGIRPEQWPFQISTIRKLASVEARFPALLPDPKLPADSAVRRGFALFQQNCLACHRLNGAGDAQVGPDLNVPHNPTEYFQPEYLRQLIRDPQSLRQWPQAKMPGFAESVLSEPELDELLAYLRHMAGRRP
- a CDS encoding amidotransferase → MSLRICILETDVLRPELTAQYQGYGRMFEQLFSRQPIAAEFRVYNVMNGDYPADDEVFDAYLVTGSKADSFGTDPWIQTLKAYLLKLYERGEKLLGVCFGHQLLALTLGGKAERAEQGWGVGIHRYSLAAHAPWMDPEVSELTLLISHQDQVTELPEGATVIASSDFCPNAAYHIRDQVLCFQGHPEFVHDYSRALLDARQEHLGDEVYHKAVASLATEHQGDLVGEWMLRFIQQPVSKHDAA
- a CDS encoding magnesium and cobalt transport protein CorA; the encoded protein is MGRVVASAVYSAGRKVTNISIDEGSEWARKPGHFVWIGLEEPNAEELANLQCQFNLHELAIEDALEKHSRPKLETFGDALFIVTYSPVRHEGKLEFIETHIFAGNGYIITCRNGHSKSYALVRQRCEARPLLLEHGEDFVLYALLDFVTENYQPVSEAIHGEIEELEQSVLGGSLQEDDIRRLHSLRRDILRLRRYVAPMVEVSEELQRLSFPFIDKNMRPYFRDVQIHVTRQMEDLAGIRDIASQTIEIGMLLESSRQSIVQRKFAAWAAILAFPTAIAGIYGMNFQNMPELGWHYGYFGVLGLIAMGCSGLYASFKKSGWL
- a CDS encoding lysophospholipid acyltransferase family protein; the encoded protein is MLYSLRMFLLALHFLVVGALGLVIGLCRPFNPDNSRVFARLYSLPATWLMRIRVKAEVGPLWDQPPGCVIVANHQSNFDLFVLGQVVPQRTVAIGKKSLGWIPLFGQLFWLGGNVLVDRKNAYQARKAMQKTTRVLQDDTSIWIFPEGTRNAGEHLMAFKKGAFHMAIEAGVPIVPVCVSRYAGRLSLNSWRQRTVIVRSLPPIATAGMTLQDLPALIEQCRGQMQQCIDRMEGELAKH
- a CDS encoding crotonase/enoyl-CoA hydratase family protein; its protein translation is MSELITYHAEDGIVTLTLNNGKVNAISPDVIAAFNAALDRATEERAVVIITGQPGILSGGYDLKVMTSGPKEAISLVTAGSTLARRLLSHPFPVVVACPGNAVAKGAFLLLSGDYRIGVEGPYKVCLNEVQIGMTMHHAGIELARDRLRRSAFHRSMINAEVFDPQGAVDAGFLDKVVPAEQLQDAALAAARELKKLNMLAHKNTKLKVRKGLLEALDKAIELDQQHMG
- a CDS encoding TonB-dependent siderophore receptor, with the translated sequence MPPRHPRLPLSLLSLGLALHCPHVLAEDSVLLAPLQVSDTYANDGYQARQAAVGGFQPAPLLDTPASVSVFSQQLLEDRQVRKLSEVLQSDASVGESYAPIGYYENFNVRGFELNAASSYRINGQTIAGEQNVALENKQQVELLKGLSGLQSGVSEPGGLVNYVTKRAEDVRSITVSTNEQGARYLATDLGGWFGSERQFGLRANLAHEDIRSYVDHADGKRDFASLAFDWQINPDATLQLDAEYQHREQRSVPGYQLLGGSEVPHGIDPDDRLAYQHWAKPVQNDSLNLGGRFEYRFNEAWTGTLSASRSKVVIDDYSSFAWGSSEGAFFGSNGDYDIYDFRSPDDTRRTDEALAMLNGRFDALGVGHELTVGTSAQRRTLDQRPSYMEWIGTGNIHTGAPAFDPSDKPIRSSERRLDSRQYGLFVSDRISFNEQWQTLLGAREVRLDESTWDENGVAGRHTRQYELLPNAALIYKPQPDTTLYVSYAKGLSAGGTAPWFASNAAEILAPTTSHQLELGLKHDWQGLSFSAALFQIRQAYQYARPDGADKFTYVQQGQQKNTGLELGASGWVTSNLRVQASAAAIRARVQNSGTDAYEGHQAINVPRFRAALQAEYTLPVPGLALLGGARYSASKYASQAGSVEVGGYTVFDVGSRYRTRIGGYDTVLRLTVDNVFDKRYWRDVGDYLGDNYLFQGAPRTARLSASVSF